Within Mytilus edulis chromosome 10, xbMytEdul2.2, whole genome shotgun sequence, the genomic segment aaatgagagggagttcagtattatcaaaatatccaggaatttggtctttaacagaatggtcgttaaaaataccggcaatatttacaaaatcaaaacctttattgacatactttattttaataaaatgttttttatgatcttcaggtcgatcaatttttggaaacagtttagaataacaatatgccattataatttggacaatttcatacttaggactgtaatatgaaattgtgttgcaatcctctaaaattttatttaatttatttataggtaaagaacaaagcttggttaacagataatgtctgccgttgttttttgaaatggaaattaggtccgaaatatttgtatggttggtccgaaattttctttgattgtgattttttctgcgtccatgagaacgatttttacgaacagttttagaaactatatccaaaatgttaacagaatcggttcttgatatattgccaattcccatgatattatcattaagaccgagagggtagactgtctgtaattttttaatccaatttaattcatttatttttcgtgatcgtacaaacttggaatgagattcaccaggctgcttatttactacttctatgGATATGCGCTATAGGCTCAGGGGGCACGTCCACACGCATCACTGAATATTGGCACTGTTGTTTCAGTTTTCAATGAACACACTTTTTCATTGCTAAAATCATAGTGAATGAAGAACATTGATGACTGTTAAAATAGTAAATGTACACAGTATTCAATACAAACCTACATTAATTCTTCCACCATTCAAACCTCTCATAGCAATTTTAAAGCCATCTCCTAAGTTTCCCACCACATTTGATACAGGCACCTGACAATCTTCAAAGATCACGGATCTAGTTGGTTGGGAGTTCCATCCTAGCTGAAAGAGTGATACGTAagaaaatgtttttgataaagaTGGGGGAAATTTCATTGTAtacttagaaataaaaaaaagtaaattaattaACCACTATTGACATCTAGGTTCTTTTATCTTTTTGTGTCATTGGTTTGCTTACTTATTAGCGTATCTCCTCAGTACGGAATTCAAGATTTTTTCCACAAACCATGCTTACTCAGTGGTTTAAGGTTCTAACTAtcttatatatatacagatatgaTGACCTCTATATGTAGATATGGTAGCATTTAGAGTTTAAAGGTATTATGAAAGTGTGTCTTAAATACTGAAATCAATTTTGTATCAATATACATTAAAATGagcaaacaatgaaatatttttttctttaaggattatgtacccttgtgttgattcaacgCTAaatatatggaaattttatagaaaatccacagcctttatccttgtactctcatatttggcaatttgatgactgataggtATAGGATTACTGCATGCAGTGCTAgtattgatttccttaaaacaagttcaggagcctgtaattcagtggttgtcgtttgtttatgtgttacatatttatttggtcttttgtggatagttgtctcactggcaatcataccacatcttcttttttatattattgatgtagttattggttaaaacaaataaaaatatggaccaaatcaagtacaccttttagagTGCACTcaactttagtgactcagcacaaggtattttggaatttacaggttaattagaactttttgtaaaaaaataaacactagcacatcatagaaaagcaagtgagtaatctatgtttcaaattttataacaaaaatctttgtggctgtggattttctatatttgccacaaagtactctttttctatttaacgcaatgaaacagtaaataataatgctttgcatcaagtttccccttggtatatgtacaaaatggcatatctctattattcattatatctgtagttctAATACAATTGAAGTTtcaaaagttcgtacaaaaatggctacagacggggtcataaaccttaagtCAATGTTTAACTTTATACCTTTTTATACCCTTGTCTCAAATACTGAAActttttgcaatgtttttcaTTTCATTGATTTTGTATCATTATacattgaaattgtttattaatCATTAATGTTAAACTTTATACCTTTTTCTCCTTTTGGCCAAATGCCAGCCCTGGTGATTCTTTTTCTACTAGCATACATGTGATACCTTTGGGTCCAGCCTCACCTGTCCTACACATGACTACATACACATCTGTGTCCCCTCCTCCACTTATAAATACCTGAAAAATATAGGTGTTGAACTTTGAACTaataaataacaagaatgtgtcctcagtacacgaatgccccactcgcactatcattttccatgttcagtggaccgtgaaattggggtaaaaactctaatttggcattaaaattagaaagatcatatcatagggaacatgtgtactaagtttgaagtcgattggacttcaacttcatcaaaaactaccttgaccaaaaactttaacctgaagtgggacagacggacgaacggacgaacggacgcacagaccagaaaacataatgcccctctactatcgtaggtggggcataaaaatataggTAAGATAGATAACTTAGATCACAAGTATTCTGCAGCAAAGATGACATAAATTACTGAATTTATAGTTATCAAGAAACATAAAAATCTCTTTTCTTTCATCCTTGATAAATAACATTATTATATAAAAGACAATTTCACTCCTCAAATGTAATACAACAATACCTGTTTGTCAAGACAATGTTGATGACTTGCCTCAAAAGAAATTGGTTatgtattgaaataaatatagTTCCTCGTATTCTatactttattttcattaaaaaaacctCATTGTCAATgtgataaaaagaataaataatcaaagaattcaaataacAAAGAATATAAATTATTCAATTTGTGACCAAACcacataaataaataacacaGGTTATATGCGCATTCgtgatttttaaaatgtgttgttAGGACACTCGTTGAAAATTTTTCCCCAGTTAGTTATTCTATAACTGTCAACAAcctttgtatttgtttgatttttatgccTTACCTTTGTACCATTCAGAATATATTTGTCTCCATGTAATTTTGCAGAAGTCTTTATATTACCAGCATCACTACCATTATCTAAAAGAAAATTCTACAGATAATGCAGGTCCTTATAGACCACTTTCAAATTGTACACTATCCCGTAAATTTCCTTTGTCAGAGTAAGAATTTAAAATTGTACAACTTTGCCCCCAGCAGatctatagaaaaacagtacattaatggGTGTTACATGGACTCTTTTTAGATGATACACAGACTctttttagttgttacacggacacattttatgaatagaatcactcgtgcatgatcagtgagttcatgggcactttaaatttcaattagatttgaatttttttggttcaccgacatatttcctgtctttttttaaataaaatatgtacattagaatcaatattatttttttttaatccagtaaaatactattcatatcagtacacGAAGGGATTagccatttaactttaaaaaaagaaaaaggggggggggggtcgggtCTCCTTCGGGTCAAAAAAATTTACTGTGGTCAATCAGATTACAAATTAATCTTCTGCATGATTTCTGATTTTCCGAATACCGTATATATAatagtatttattttaaaaaatatatatatatttgagtgaTGGGGTtataaaactaaataattttCATACTCAAAAGAACATACCGCCCTTGATGAAGCAAAATAATCGGccaataaatgcatttttttcaatatatagaCATGAATTTTATTTTGGACAATGCCAAAAGTAAAGAAATGTGATGATACCTacgtttatatttcaataaaaagacaggaaatatgtaaataaaaacaaatcttatcaaaagataaaatcccTATCAACTCACCATTGCACAATGAAGCCTATaaataaaaagtgtccgtgtaataCATGTCCAAATAGTGATCAATTTTGAACGCTAAGCTGCGATTGAATCATATAGTAACGCGTGTTTAATCCCAATCAACACTTGCAGAGACGagcatgattttaaaaaaaaatcgaagtatATATTTAATAACTTCAAGACAAAATccaattttcaaaacatttcattTACTAATAAAGTAggaaatttattcttttaatacatttatattgatattgaatttatatataagtTGAATTCAAAtacatcaggggcggatccaacgatttaaaaaaaagggaTTTCTTACCTAGGACAAAAGGGGGGGTCTAACTAAAtgcccccattcaaatgcattgatcgtcgcaaaaaagggggtccaacccCTTGAACCTCGCCCCCCATTCCACCACTGAATATTAAAGTCATGTattggaaggggggggggggggggagggtatgacacatcctgcattttttcaacaaaataaagaTCAAGCCtggtaatttaaaataaatttcaaacgtTAGCTTACTCTCCACAGAAATCTTTCtttaatatattacttttttttatgaaattgcatttttaaaagtctcaaatgtgtacaacattcatcttttacttgaaataatttttttttttctttttttttatcaaattatgagtttcttgatattttttttccagaaaagacTCTTGACTGAagggaaatgaaaaaaacatgtgTTTAAACTATAACTTACATTTACTGCTTTATTTAAGTTTCTCAAATGTTCAGTCTTGCAAATTGTACTACTActccagggtttcccctgggtcaattatttttttcgccacctcttgcgccaaaacaatatatttttcgccactttattatttttttcaccaagtaacataaatatatttttcctgttgtgcccttttgtactaagaagtaatttttacaacaaaacaaaagcttttatcacatgaaattgatccctcatttcatgtgtagtcattacattgaagggttactctcattcgaggggttgttcccagccttttggatagattttttcataacgacagttttcttttcttgaccatcgtaaatgaaaaagtccgagaaactcgaaaaaaaagtaaataaacaagatggaggaaaataaatcggtttatatatttctttcgccaaattctttcgcaaatgatgaatttttatcgccacaattattattttttcgcaaattgcgaaaatggcgaccgccagcggaaaccctgctaCTCTGTTGAAATGTGGTACAAGTcagatacaaaacaaaagtaacaaaaaaacaaGCAGGAAACAACCTGCTGTAGTTTTTCTGCATGTGACTACTCGTGCACAAAAACTATCCGCCGAtggttgttaccggcctgttttTTGTTGCCTTTGTATTGTATCTAATACATGTTTGATTACTTCTTTTATATAGGTTAACCTTTGTTCAACCTGTGTAACTCATTCAACAATAAAACACTTGagattagtttatatatatataggagttTGTAAGCTAAGGTGTCTCTGGAGAGGGTTATTTTGGAACATGACATTTGAGTTTAATCTACAATTGCAAAAACCCATAACCCCACCTGGCTACAGATGGGAGGACAAAATTTAACACATCAAATCCACACTTCAGTAgagatatatattcaaaatttcatCTGCTGTGATAATGGAAAATAAGGTTCTGATTCATGATTGTCAAATCAATCAATTATCTATTATCTATATAAAAGTACTTACTCTGACTTGCATATCACATCTATATCAAcattcaaattaataaagaaacaagtaatTACAAGTCATTAAAGTACATACCTGGTTCTGTTAAACAATATGATGCTAATTTCTCCATGCCAGCTAGCTGTGGTATCCATTTTTGTCTCAAATTATCATTGGCAAACTCATCAATCATCCATGCACACATACTGCAAAACAAATGACCACCATAACAAAACAGAAgtgataaagttttttattttaattacagaATTAAACAACCACAGTTGACAGTTTCAGAGCACACCTTACACAAGGTGTTCTCTGTCAACAGATTTAATCAAGACaataaatttttgtatataatttttttaatcaggcctaaattaaaatattgcttctttgcccttttccgaccctattttttgaaacagggtaggtaggtaatatgttttatttttctttcccaaaaCATAACTTGGCTtggtacattttttgtcatgggtagctaggtaggtataatattttatttgatagatacaaaatctgcatgatATCATTTTTGTCAACTTTGCTTTCGTTTTAGGTATGATTTTACTGATCTTTACAATTATTAAAGTTTCTGggactattagtataatagtcccaggaagttatgaaaaaaaaatatcatgttgaATGTCaagttaattcatatgcactactattttgttttcaaataccAAAATATAGTGCTCTGCagcatattttcaaaatttatatgcCAGGTATTTTTAAGAGTTTTAACTTGCACTGATATTCTGTACTATGTACTACATGTACGCTTAACTCGACCGAAAGGATTATTATATCATATATCTCTTTAGCATGATTTATGAAACAGCTGTACAATACAATCTATAGCATGTTTTATTCCGAAATTCtaccaattttatcaaaatttgaacttaaattATCAGAGATGATAtctgtgaaataaaaataataattgactAGAATATAAAGCCACTGCCGGGCAGTGCATTTCCCACCAGCATCATCATGCAACCAGTTAAAACAGCGAAAACTAAgcatttgtgtttaaattttcgtGTGTCCCAGTGTtatcaataaaaatctaaaagacttgaaactcaattgtcaTGTATTttacatcacatttataaatggTCAGTAAGGAAAACTTGGCAATTTTACTGCCAACTATTCTCCAATTTACAGgactttggttcatgtcagatataaataaattgtcaAAGCTGGTCGAAGGCAGCGTTgacataatcatcctgatctacgAATCaccaaaggccatccctacataggaAACAACGTCcgttaacaaaatattttgtacacacgttgataattttgtattggaCGAACCTTTTTGAATAAACCCTGCTCTTCAAGTAAAAGAGCCATGTTCATACTTTTAACATCGACTTCAATCAAATGCTTTGAATctctaaatgcaagtgttcatgccAAACACTCACATGATACCAAACGGACTTGACCTTATACGGGGAAGATAAAACCCAAGGATTCCGGttaaaaagttttgagcgggaaatacataTATAAGATTTTCAGTAGGaacggaaaaaaaataaaaaaaattgctggtaaatacaaataaaagattttcagtcaGAACAAAttgatagggtcggtcggtaaagggcaaacaaacaatattttaatttaagcctcacTTTTGTCTTTTGTAATATACATGCACAAATTgtcaaaattgtatatattttttctttggcatttaaaagaaaatttaattttaccACGCATGCGCAACGACAAGTAATCTTCAGTATTCTGAAGTTTTGTTGTATAACTGAAGAAAAGAAGATTAATCGCTGCACActgtgaaaaaatataaagtaaagaaGCAATTCTTTAAACCATGGTTTGTAAAACAGCTTCAATATGAACAATTATGAGGAGGAAGTTCAAAATTCCAAACCCGCAGATAGAATACATGACTGATATTAGTCATAGagtctaattgcaaaagaaaacaagaatgtgtccatagtacacgaatgccccactcacactttcattttctatgttcagtggaccatgaaaatagtgttaaattaaattaaaaagatcatatcataaggaacatgtgtactaagtttcaagtaaaTTAGACTTCAACTTCCTCAAAAACTACTTGGACCACAAACTTCAACCTGAACCTAGACAGACAGAGTATAACAGACGCACTGACAAAAAAACAtagtgcccataaatggggcataactaTGGAATTTTAAGGAATTAGCAATTGAGagaaaatataacattataagaAAACTGCATTTTCAACATTTGAACTGCAATGTAAGATTTTATATCGCGAATATTCTGAAACATATAACATGTAGCAAAGATGACATCTGAACAAGTAGTTACTACATTGCAAAGAacttatttttttccattgtaaAACTGGTATTTATTGTTTCTCAGCCAAGCATATTTAAATGAAGCATGAAAAAACATTTCAGGAAGTCCCTTCCCTCCTTCATACATGGCGATTATGCATTTAAATGTATAAGTGTTTGTAAACCGGAAGTTGATTATGGATAAATCTGAAAACATCATAGCATGTTCACATGAAGCCTGATGACAAATTCTGAAAGCTAGGATTTGTATTCttgacaaatatgttacacaaagTTCCTGGTACAGACATACAGATGGATAGTTAAAGGTAAATCAGTTTACCTCCTTTTTTCAGGGAGGGGATACACCATTTTTTGTAGATACTGCTGAGTGTTCTACATTCAAGTGACAACTATAGATAGAAATGTGTGTCTAAGTCTGTCATAACTTACACTAAATGCACACCTACTTATGTATACTGATGAAGGCTGTTGTACTTGTACAACCCTGGGATAAAGCTTCGAATATAAGAGATGAATCCAAGCGTGACAAGCCAGTTCCACCACAATCCTCCCTACAATATGCAGCACCAAAACCAAGTTGACCGGCCTTCTTCAGGACATCTTTTGGGaatatttcctgtaaaaaaaaagaagttacaTTTTCCTCTCACTTCTTACACAAAATTATCCAGTTTTCCAATCTCCAAGTCTTATAATTGAGCTAGACAACTGtgaatagaaaaatatgaaatttaataataagagagtatacaaatcaaaaatttaataaacctCCTTTTTATTGTAGATCAAAATAAAtcttttgtattaaaaaatatctcAGTTGTAACAGTAGTGTTCATTTGTTAACTAAGTGACATAGCGGAATATTTAAGTCATTGTTGAAGCTGGTTAACATTCTTTTCAATAACATTCCTAGAAAAAATAGTTGCTGTAGATGCTTGTGTGTTATTGAAGATGTTATTGatcacaaacttatacattgTTGACACAGCCAACGCTGACGCCGgaaaacagcatacctatgtctcgcttttatctatgtcaagcgagacaaaaattgTAATTTACCAGGTTTACATGTGTCATTGTGTTCTATTGTTGTTCTCTGCTGTTTATCTATGTTTCATATTAAGTAATATTTGTTGCTAATTTTTCCATAGCATGTTTATGTTTATGCAATAAACACGAtaagattcattcattcattcaaaagtattttttgtaattaatGACAGTTATTATTTACAGTTTTCATGAAATAAGCATAAGATTTTATCAAATTTAGTGTTACAGTAATCAATATTCTAAATATAATCTAAGTATATCTTCCCATGTGAAGTCaaagtaaaattaataatatatctatacatgtacatgtttcttAATCAAGAAGGTGTATTATACACAAAAGGTTATTCATAAATACAAGTCTGTATTGTTAGTGAATTTTGGgtattaaataattgtaaatgTGGATGATAGAATCTAAAATCTTGGTTCAACATAGTTCTAATGCAATTTGCATGTAAATTATTTCTTCATTGGCTAACATTTTAACCATCAAATCAATAATTGACATGTCTTGAGCTGCCAAATTGAATCACAAATgtcgatttttaaaatacaacataatcatgataatcaaaattaaacaACACTGACCTCAAAAACATCATTTTAATGAGATATTAtccaaatctaaataaaaaaagtaaagaaattcCCTTCAGGTTGAAGTGTTCAAATGGTATGAAATTTGTTTTACCTTGACGTCTTAGCTTCATACTCATTCATAAATTTTTCGCAAAATTTCTTATAAATCTTAAATTCATACATTTCTACAAgctaaaatgtacatgtatttaatttcatGTGTAACACATTAATATAGGAATAGCAGTACTGTAGTGGAGGAGTTGCCACAGTCAAATGAGATTGGACAGTCACATATGCTTGAgataacacataaataacaaatacttcaaaaacatttatatatatgtaccatACCTGCTGATCCCACTGTGCCATGTTGGGAAATAATTCATTCTTAGCGAAATCTGTTGCCAACTGCTGAATTTGTATTTGTTCTTCTGATAAACCAATTGCAGCtgtaaaaatatgttatttgcaTTATGAATGCTGAAAATACCTACAGCTAATACAGTCTAATCCAGGGACATGTGCACAGTTTACATGGTATATTATAAAATGGGATTCAATAAAGAAAATTGCATTGGCCTTTCATAACAACTATGTTAATAAGAAACAAAGAAATAAGTAAatattatcaacaaaatattttttaccatAGCTTTAACTTTgtcaataagtaaaatatttggGTAATATTGTAGTCCAGCCCTGGCCTCAGTGActcatttttttttggatttttttttttgttgtcacTGAGTCCAGCTCGCCCTCCATTACCTTCAATGGTGCAAGCTCCCGGGTAGATTACCCGGGGACGATAGAGACAATGCCAGAGCGCTCAAGTACGAAAAATGTATCACAAATGgtaaaacttgataaaataaacaagttGCATACCTGAAATGCTTGTACACTATATGGAAACTCATCTTAACAGAAGGAAATCCCTTGCAGTCGGAGCTGTGGACATCTTGTTTACATTAGTAACGCTATATTACGGAACGTGACGTTTCTACGTTATAACGTTAGACGAAACGAATTCAATATATCGATAAAGATTTTCGACGTTTTacaacacgataccgaatggcatatctcccgatttctaaACTTTTTGGCACACTTATATTTTGAATTGAGTTACATCAGTATAAGtcattgtatgcataaaaacttGGGTCACCATTTTTGGTCTAGCTTGTAATTTtataggaaaacgtcaatttttgCGACAAATTCACATATTGCTTTTTATCCATCAACAGAATTTAAAAGGATCCAGTTCCAGTTCCAAATATCCACCACTCATCAAAATATTATGGCTATAACTGTAGCAAGGTCTGCCAGTCGAGCTCTAAGTTTATTAATTGTTAAATGTAAAGCACATTGTGGTTTTTAGCACAGTAACtttaaaacattatttgataCTCTGGTCTGGTCAGTAATAAGCTACGGTGTATCCATTTTTGGCACTCGTTCTTTTTCTTGTATCAACGCTGTCAAGAACAGAGCTATCAGGTGTTTTATAAGTGCTGGCAAGACTGAAGTATGCGCCAAATGATGAAATTAACGGAGACATGGGCTGGAGACCTCCTAGTGTAAAACAATGGACATGTGTATTTAGGCATTGGGCAAGATGTAGTGCCATGACCAATGACAGAATAAATTATAAAGGTTTTCAAATGGTCACATAAAAATGCTGTAAATAATAAAACCTGGTGTAATAGAGTCATGAAAAAAACTTAAAGATTGTAACTTtgatttgtatactagtattgaTAGTGTGCTGCATAAAGAAAATTGTTCTACAAATTGAAGATgtttcatttaataaatatattgcaGAATGATCCAGAATGGCAAACGAAAATTTTGTCACAGAGTAATGGTAACAAGTGACTTATAAGCGATAAATATCACAATATTGTGCAgagttatatttaaaacaaaatatatcaatcaAATTTAGACTGAGTGCTTATGCAAAATTTAGATGTGGCATTGCGCCACTTAAAATAAAAACAGGACGATATGAGAAAAAGCCAATAAATGAAAgatgttgttttatgtgtaaaaACGAAATTGAAGACGAGAAACATGTAGTTACTTTATGTCCTTTGTAAGCAGACCTtcgaaatatattgtataatgaaGCAGTAAAACATAACGATCAATTTTATAACTTGTCTATTGACTTAATTAAACTGGTTCCCTGAAAATTATTCTAATTTCAACCCATAAATGTATATGTAAACAATAAACCGgtcaatataaacaaaataacgATACCAAGATCGACGCTCGTGACACTTTTTACTTCCAATATTCTCTAGTGAAAAACAGATACCCGGAATAAATACACGGTGGAATGAAATTACGCTAACATATGCACCCTCCATATAAGTAAAACACTCCGCGCAAAAATTCCAGTTTGAAATTGTGCATGTACGACATGTAAGCTCCGCGGAGTCTGTATTCTGCGTgttattttatatcatgtatcatAATGCCAAATCCAGTAACCTGtcatttccaaaaaaataaaactgacgATATACGCAGCTTTAGTACAAGCATGCAAGCAGGTATACAATTTAAAAGACTGCCGTCCTAATAGATAAGCCGTATATATGAAAACTATATATGCACAGTGCAAATTGGACTGCCGAACGGTTAAAACAATATGATGGTGCTATTTTATAAGGAATGTGGTGGCAATTCATGTATCAGTGAATATGCAGTGTAGTGAAATGGAAAACTGGTGTTATATCAAATGTACCAATGTTAGTAAGCTATCATGTACGTCAGTTGGTCTTTGGTGGAAAATTGTTTCATTGTCAACtataccacatctcctgattTCATTATGGTTTGATTTTTCTCCAGAAGTTCAATTAGAAGTTTAACgacttaaacaaatatgtactaggAAACACCGGTCTAGGAAACTGAAAAATGTCTATGGTTTTGATGTCGTTAATTGCATAGCCTTTGCTATCTTATTGTATATCCCATATCTCCATTTATTCACACAAAGAAACAccaacactaaaaaaaaatccagaaaccaTATCGGTTCTATATCGGGGGtcgtgtcaatgaaagtatcctaggatatgtcataagatatgtcttaggacattatttaggatggtctcaggacgtgtctgagacataTCTTaagatgtaaaacaaagctgtcttagggcagtcctaactacgatggtcctagctaacacatttattctattgGAAAAAGGTAGAGATTTCTATGACAtagattttattgtattttagtaTCTATATGTAAAGAGAGAGAGGACAACTCTTGTATGgaaaacaattaacgcaaaataaaagttaaagatttaaagtaatactaataaatacgttattaaatatgataaaagatataaaagaatctaatacgaaaac encodes:
- the LOC139490624 gene encoding isobutyryl-CoA dehydrogenase, mitochondrial-like, which codes for MASALKKVTKLSLKLLKSSKDLTAIRRSIGDIWVNGSCIDPAIGLSEEQIQIQQLATDFAKNELFPNMAQWDQQEIFPKDVLKKAGQLGFGAAYCREDCGGTGLSRLDSSLIFEALSQGCTSTTAFISIHNMCAWMIDEFANDNLRQKWIPQLAGMEKLASYCLTEPDNGSDAGNIKTSAKLHGDKYILNGTKVFISGGGDTDVYVVMCRTGEAGPKGITCMLVEKESPGLAFGQKEKKLGWNSQPTRSVIFEDCQVPVSNVVGNLGDGFKIAMRGLNGGRINVGSCSLGAAQNSLQLTRDYLKVRKQFGKTLDNFQYLQFKLAEMATKLVVSRNIIRTAAISLDNNWPNKVPLCSMAKFFATEECSKVCNDALQLHGGYGYLKDYAIEQYLRDTRVHQILEGTNEVMRMLISRDILTDEERKYV